From Chryseobacterium sp. IHB B 17019, one genomic window encodes:
- the rplF gene encoding 50S ribosomal protein L6 encodes MSRIGKAIITVPAGVTITENNGVVTAKGPKGELSQELTAGITLEQKDGELTVSRPSESKQHKALHGLYRALIANMIVGVSEGFEKKLELVGVGYRASHSGQKLELALGFSHGIVLELPGEVKVDTLTEKGKNPIITLTSYDKQLLGMVAAKIRSFRKPEPYKGKGVRFVGENVRRKAGKSA; translated from the coding sequence ATGTCAAGAATTGGTAAAGCAATTATAACAGTTCCTGCAGGAGTTACTATCACTGAAAACAATGGTGTAGTAACGGCAAAAGGTCCTAAAGGAGAACTTTCTCAGGAGCTTACAGCGGGAATTACTTTAGAACAAAAAGATGGTGAGCTTACAGTAAGCAGACCATCTGAGTCTAAACAACACAAAGCGCTTCACGGGTTATACAGAGCGTTGATCGCTAACATGATTGTTGGTGTATCAGAAGGTTTCGAAAAGAAACTAGAATTAGTAGGGGTAGGATACAGAGCTTCTCACTCAGGTCAAAAACTTGAGTTGGCTTTAGGATTCTCTCACGGTATCGTATTAGAACTTCCTGGTGAAGTGAAAGTTGATACATTGACTGAAAAAGGTAAAAATCCAATTATTACTTTAACGTCTTACGATAAGCAACTTCTTGGAATGGTAGCGGCAAAAATCCGTTCATTCAGAAAGCCTGAGCCGTACAAAGGAAAAGGTGTAAGATTCGTTGGTGAAAATGTTAGACGTAAAGCTGGTAAATCTGCTTAA
- the rpsH gene encoding 30S ribosomal protein S8: MVTDPISDFLTRVRNAQSAGHKVVEIPASKIKKEITKILFDQGYILNYKFEDSAVQGTIKIALKYDKQTSKPAIKSIQRASRPGLRQYKGSTELPRVLNGLGISIISTSKGVMTDKKAREEKVGGEVICYVY, translated from the coding sequence ATGGTAACAGATCCAATTTCAGATTTCCTAACAAGAGTAAGGAACGCACAAAGCGCAGGCCACAAAGTGGTGGAAATTCCTGCATCGAAAATCAAAAAGGAGATTACTAAGATCTTATTTGATCAAGGGTATATCTTAAACTACAAGTTTGAAGATAGCGCTGTTCAAGGAACGATCAAAATCGCTTTAAAGTATGACAAACAAACTAGCAAGCCTGCTATTAAGTCTATTCAAAGAGCTTCAAGACCAGGTTTGAGACAGTACAAAGGTTCTACAGAACTTCCAAGAGTACTAAACGGTTTGGGTATTTCTATCATCTCTACTTCTAAGGGAGTAATGACTGACAAGAAAGCTAGAGAAGAGAAAGTAGGCGGTGAAGTAATCTGCTATGTTTATTAA
- the rpsN gene encoding 30S ribosomal protein S14, protein MAKESMKARERKREALVAKYADKRKALKEAGDYEGLQKLPKNASPVRLHNRCKLTGRPRGYMRTFGISRVTFREMANNGLIPGVKKASW, encoded by the coding sequence ATGGCTAAAGAATCAATGAAAGCGCGTGAGCGCAAAAGAGAAGCACTAGTTGCTAAATACGCTGATAAAAGAAAAGCTCTTAAAGAAGCAGGTGATTATGAAGGATTGCAAAAACTTCCTAAAAACGCTTCTCCTGTAAGATTACACAACAGATGTAAACTGACAGGTAGACCAAGAGGATACATGAGAACGTTCGGTATTTCCAGAGTAACTTTCAGAGAAATGGCAAACAACGGTCTTATCCCTGGAGTGAAAAAAGCTAGTTGGTAA
- the rplE gene encoding 50S ribosomal protein L5, which yields MEYIARPKKAYKETIVPAMMEEFGYKSVMQVPRLEKIILSQGLGDATADKKIIDYAVEELTNITGQKAVGTISKKDEAAFKLRKGMPVGAKVTLRANKMYEFLDRLTASALPRIRDFSGIKADGFDGRGNYNLGITEQIIFPEIVIDKVKKIQGMDITFVTTAKTDKEAKALLTHFGLPFKKN from the coding sequence ATGGAATATATAGCAAGACCCAAGAAAGCATATAAAGAAACAATTGTTCCTGCAATGATGGAAGAATTTGGGTACAAGTCAGTAATGCAAGTACCTAGATTAGAAAAAATCATCCTATCTCAAGGGTTAGGTGATGCTACTGCAGACAAGAAAATCATTGATTATGCTGTAGAAGAGCTTACAAATATCACTGGTCAAAAGGCTGTTGGTACGATCTCTAAGAAAGACGAAGCTGCTTTCAAATTGAGAAAAGGAATGCCTGTAGGTGCTAAAGTTACCCTAAGAGCAAACAAAATGTATGAATTCTTAGACAGACTTACTGCTTCTGCATTACCACGTATCAGAGATTTCTCCGGTATCAAGGCTGATGGATTTGATGGTAGAGGTAACTATAACTTAGGTATCACCGAGCAAATTATCTTCCCTGAAATCGTAATCGACAAAGTGAAAAAAATCCAAGGGATGGACATCACTTTCGTTACTACTGCGAAAACAGATAAAGAAGCTAAAGCATTATTAACTCACTTCGGTTTACCATTCAAAAAGAACTAA
- the rplX gene encoding 50S ribosomal protein L24, producing the protein MSKLKIKRGDNVIITTGKKEIKGKTGEVIEVIKKEGKDPRVIVAGLNIVKKHVKPSASNPQGGITEKEASIHISNIALVDKDGKAIKVGYKIEGDKKVRINKKTGETL; encoded by the coding sequence ATGTCAAAGTTAAAAATAAAAAGAGGAGATAACGTAATCATTACTACTGGTAAGAAAGAAATCAAAGGTAAGACTGGTGAAGTTATTGAAGTGATCAAAAAAGAAGGAAAAGACCCTAGAGTTATTGTTGCAGGACTTAACATCGTTAAAAAACACGTTAAGCCTTCAGCTTCAAATCCTCAAGGAGGAATTACTGAAAAAGAAGCTTCTATTCATATCTCAAACATAGCTTTAGTTGATAAAGACGGAAAAGCTATCAAAGTAGGTTATAAAATCGAAGGAGATAAGAAAGTAAGAATCAATAAGAAAACGGGTGAAACTTTATAA
- the rplN gene encoding 50S ribosomal protein L14: MLQTESRLKVADNTGAKEVLVIRVLGGTRRRYASVGDKIVVTIKDSTPSGNAKKGQVSKAVVVRTKKAVRRKDGSYIKFEDNACVLLNAAGEMRGTRVFGPVARELRDKEYMKIISLAPEVL, encoded by the coding sequence ATGTTACAAACAGAATCAAGATTAAAAGTTGCTGATAACACAGGTGCTAAAGAAGTATTGGTTATCAGAGTTCTGGGAGGAACCAGAAGGAGATATGCTTCAGTTGGTGATAAAATCGTTGTTACTATCAAAGATTCTACACCATCAGGAAACGCAAAGAAAGGTCAGGTATCTAAAGCTGTAGTAGTAAGAACTAAAAAAGCAGTGAGAAGAAAAGATGGCTCGTACATCAAATTCGAAGACAATGCTTGTGTATTGCTAAACGCAGCAGGAGAAATGAGAGGAACACGTGTTTTCGGACCGGTTGCTCGTGAGTTGAGAGACAAAGAATATATGAAAATCATTTCATTAGCTCCTGAAGTACTTTAA